The Dendropsophus ebraccatus isolate aDenEbr1 chromosome 3, aDenEbr1.pat, whole genome shotgun sequence genome includes a region encoding these proteins:
- the LOC138786525 gene encoding uncharacterized protein, producing MDCAAKIYIYHFLTFPDFQIKKNSEWHRKNASKKLKNCVQKENAKGVHSYVVLFPKISDHSNHPITGEAANLREKIDPRVQKKITELYRAGIRKKSELRRLIEHFVNNEIFLGLDVPEGSRRRFFPTRKDISNVIGRSKHLGHGSVLDQSMLVQLVDKWKMDDPSCSIFCRPHSSEESKEEIHFLFLYQAEWQKKLLVRYGNQITLLDATYRTTKYALPLYFLCVRANVGYAVVAAFVTQHERTNSILEALKMIKLWNEAWKPSSFMLDFCLEEINAIEQVFPDAEIFLCDFHREKAWTEWLNKKDHGVHKRKKEILALMRNVALTTNKEEHERALKTLTSSPIWKQSKMLRQWFSQKWLSDIKKWAHIYEKEPK from the exons ATGGACTGCGCagcaaaaatttatatttatCATTTTCTTACTTTTCCGGATTTTCAG ATAAAGAAAAACAGTGAGTGGCATAGAAAAAATGCATCGAAGAAACTAAAAAATTGTGTCCAAAAGGAGAATGCAAAAGGAGTTCACAGCTATGTTGTTTTATTCCCAAAGATCTCTGATCACAGCAATCATCCCATAACTGGAGAG GCGGCTAACCTACGTGAAAAGATCGATCCTCGAGTACAGAAAAAAATCACAGAGTTGTATCGCGCTGGTATCCGAAAAAAGAGTGAACTTAGAAGACTGATTGAACATTTCGTAAACAATGAGATATTTCTAGGATTGGATGTTCCTGAAGGCTCTCGAAGGAGATTCTTCCCAACTCGCAAAGATATTTCTAATGTAATTGGTCGATCTAAGCATCTTGGTCATGGATCTGTACTTGACCAAAGTATGCTTGTTCAGCTTGTGGACAAATGGAAAATGGATGACCCCTCCTGTAGCATATTTTGTAGGCCTCATTCCAGTGAGGAATCAAAGgaagaaatacattttttattcttATACCAGGCTGAGTGGCAAAAAAAACTACTTGTTCGTTATGGAAACCAAATTACTTTGCTGGATGCCACGTACAGAACAACAAAGTACGCACTTCCCTTGTATTTTCTGTGTGTGAGGGCAAATGTTGGTTATGCTGTGGTAGCAGCATTTGTGACTCAGCATGAAAGAACCAATAGTATTCTGGAGGCATTGAAAATGATAAAACTGTGGAATGAAGCTTGGAAACCATCATCCTTTATGCTTGACTTTTGCCTTGAGGAAATAAATGCAATTGAACAAGTATTTCCAG ATGCAGAAATTTTTCTCTGTGACTTTCACCGTGAAAAAGCCTGGACAGAGTGGCTTAATAAAAAAGATCATGGAGTTCATAAGCGTAAAAAAGAAATTCTTGCACTTATGCGGAATGTAGCCTTGACAACCAACAAAGAGGAACATGAGAGAGCCTTGAAAACGTTAACAAGCTCTCCAATCTGGAAGCAGTCCAAAATGTTGAGGCAGTGGTTTTCTCAAAAATGGTTATCAGAtataaag AAATGGGCTCACATTTACGAAAAGGAACCCAAGTAA